One genomic window of Pseudomonadota bacterium includes the following:
- a CDS encoding DUF4398 domain-containing protein, whose protein sequence is MRHISKTGILVFAVAIGAAAATAGCASAPPLHTEASTSGIRAAEEVGAPRVPRAALHLQLAKEELEHAKGLAAEGEKAKAASMLTRAEADAQLAVALSRESNEQAEARSAIERVRRLRADSE, encoded by the coding sequence ATGAGACACATCTCCAAGACCGGCATACTGGTGTTCGCCGTGGCCATCGGCGCCGCGGCCGCGACCGCAGGGTGCGCTAGCGCTCCCCCGCTGCACACCGAGGCTTCCACCTCGGGGATTCGTGCCGCGGAAGAGGTCGGAGCGCCTCGGGTGCCTCGCGCGGCGCTTCACCTTCAGCTCGCCAAAGAAGAGCTGGAGCACGCCAAGGGCCTGGCTGCCGAGGGCGAAAAGGCCAAGGCGGCATCAATGCTGACCCGCGCCGAGGCCGACGCGCAGCTCGCTGTGGCCCTCTCCCGCGAGAGCAACGAACAAGCGGAGGCCCGCTCCGCCATCGAGCGGGTGCGCCGACTCCGCGCCGACAGTGAGTAG
- a CDS encoding OmpA family protein: MKMNHALVFASCALFFGACAATAPRELVNARKAYRRASRGRAARVAPAELHVANRALAQAEQSFQQAPDSYQTRDLAYVAQRKSEFAEATASIAVERKAQASAKRDYQATQGKIVKQTQQHLSDTRSALAASQRSGATTAAQLAASQTARAAADQRAADALSALARLAAVKDEPRGLVITLSGSVLFASNQATLLATARSRVDQVAAVLLTTRERNITVEGHTDSQGSEGRNLDLSQRRADAVRNALVQQGYQADLIQSQGLGETHPVADNSSAEGRANNRRVEIIIAPAAQHSSIQ, translated from the coding sequence ATGAAAATGAATCACGCTCTCGTATTCGCCTCCTGCGCTCTCTTCTTCGGCGCGTGCGCAGCCACCGCCCCCCGCGAGCTCGTCAACGCTCGCAAGGCCTACCGGCGCGCCAGCAGGGGCCGCGCGGCCCGCGTGGCCCCTGCGGAGCTACATGTGGCCAACCGGGCTCTCGCGCAGGCCGAGCAGTCCTTTCAGCAGGCTCCCGACTCCTACCAGACCCGTGACCTGGCCTATGTGGCCCAACGCAAGTCGGAGTTCGCGGAGGCTACGGCCTCGATCGCCGTCGAACGGAAGGCGCAGGCCAGTGCCAAGCGAGACTACCAGGCGACGCAGGGCAAGATCGTCAAACAGACCCAGCAGCACCTGAGCGATACCCGCTCGGCCCTCGCGGCCTCCCAGCGGAGCGGGGCGACGACGGCAGCGCAGCTCGCCGCTTCGCAAACGGCGCGCGCGGCTGCGGACCAGCGTGCGGCCGACGCGCTGTCGGCTCTCGCCCGACTGGCGGCCGTCAAAGATGAGCCGCGCGGGCTCGTCATCACCCTCTCCGGCAGCGTGCTCTTCGCCTCCAATCAGGCCACCTTGCTGGCCACAGCTCGGTCGCGCGTCGACCAGGTGGCTGCTGTGCTGCTCACGACCCGCGAGCGCAACATCACCGTCGAGGGCCACACCGACTCACAGGGCTCCGAAGGCCGCAACCTCGACCTCTCGCAGCGTCGGGCCGACGCCGTCCGCAACGCTCTCGTGCAGCAGGGCTACCAGGCCGACCTGATTCAGTCCCAGGGTCTCGGCGAAACGCACCCTGTCGCCGATAACTCCAGCGCCGAGGGGCGCGCCAACAACCGCCGCGTCGAAATCATCATCGCCCCCGCGGCGCAACACTCGTCAATCCAGTAG
- a CDS encoding lmo0937 family membrane protein translates to MLWTIAIIFILLWALGLITSYTLGGFIHLLFVVAIVVVLLRIIQGRRATG, encoded by the coding sequence ATGTTGTGGACCATCGCCATCATCTTCATTCTGTTGTGGGCGCTTGGCTTGATTACCTCCTACACCCTCGGAGGCTTCATTCACCTGCTCTTCGTCGTGGCGATCGTCGTGGTGCTCCTCCGGATCATTCAGGGCCGTCGAGCAACCGGCTGA
- a CDS encoding pirin family protein, whose amino-acid sequence MITLRRGDERSFERRGKQELWRTFAAEDAADPLGHGFGALECLNELRLQPGADTPRRPPVAHESELVTYVREGVLAYEDSLGRSGVIRAGEFQRLTAGRGLRHSQANASRSDSAQVLQLWLRPGSAGRACGQEQKRFSAAERRGELCIVASPDARRGSLRLEQDAVLCSSLLNPGQHLAHALAPGRSAWLHVVVGEVTLGNAVLSTGDGAGLTAERAVSLTAREASEILLLDLDDPKGSSVG is encoded by the coding sequence ATGATTACGCTGCGCAGGGGGGACGAACGCAGCTTCGAGCGCCGCGGCAAGCAGGAGCTCTGGCGGACCTTTGCTGCCGAGGACGCGGCCGACCCGCTGGGGCACGGCTTCGGCGCACTCGAATGCCTCAACGAGCTCCGGCTCCAGCCTGGGGCGGACACCCCGCGCCGACCACCGGTCGCTCACGAGAGCGAGCTCGTCACCTACGTCCGTGAGGGCGTCCTGGCCTACGAAGACTCGCTGGGCCGCTCGGGCGTGATCCGGGCGGGGGAGTTTCAGCGCCTGACCGCAGGCCGTGGTCTGCGCCACAGCCAAGCAAATGCCTCACGCAGCGACAGCGCCCAGGTGCTTCAGCTCTGGTTGCGGCCCGGGAGCGCTGGGCGCGCGTGCGGCCAAGAGCAGAAGCGCTTCAGCGCGGCGGAGCGTCGGGGCGAGCTCTGCATCGTCGCGTCGCCCGATGCGCGGCGCGGCTCCCTGCGCCTCGAGCAGGACGCTGTGCTCTGCTCGTCGCTGCTCAACCCAGGGCAGCACCTGGCGCACGCGCTGGCCCCGGGGCGCAGCGCGTGGCTCCACGTCGTGGTGGGCGAGGTCACGCTCGGCAATGCGGTGCTGAGCACTGGGGACGGCGCAGGGTTGACCGCCGAGCGTGCGGTCTCGCTGACGGCCCGTGAGGCCTCCGAGATCCTGCTGCTCGACCTCGACGATCCGAAGGGCTCGTCGGTGGGCTAA
- the gloB gene encoding hydroxyacylglutathione hydrolase, whose amino-acid sequence MLIETVPLLADNYGYLVVCEESGQAAIVDPAEADAVVAAVEARGVELIAIWNTHHHRDHTGGNEALLRRWKLRVYGHRSESGRIAGLTDPLEDGDAIALGRLAARVLHTPGHTRGALVYRVGDAAFSGDTLFGAGCGRLFEGDPQTMYRSLNQRIGRVPAETRIYFGHEYTAKNLAFACAIDPGNQAIRERRAAAARLRERGCATVPSTLAEELQTNPFLRCEEAEIRASLADRFPSDDLSDPVRAFARLRELRDTF is encoded by the coding sequence TTGCTGATCGAAACGGTCCCGCTGCTCGCCGACAACTACGGCTACCTGGTGGTCTGCGAGGAGAGCGGCCAGGCCGCGATCGTCGACCCGGCGGAGGCCGATGCGGTGGTTGCGGCGGTGGAGGCGCGCGGCGTCGAGCTGATCGCGATCTGGAACACGCATCACCACCGGGACCACACCGGCGGCAACGAGGCGTTGCTCCGGCGCTGGAAGCTGCGTGTCTACGGCCACCGCTCGGAGAGCGGGCGCATCGCCGGGCTCACCGATCCACTCGAAGACGGCGACGCGATCGCGTTGGGGCGCCTGGCTGCGCGGGTGCTCCACACCCCGGGCCACACCCGCGGGGCCCTCGTGTACAGGGTGGGCGACGCTGCCTTCAGCGGCGACACGCTCTTCGGCGCCGGTTGCGGCCGCCTCTTCGAAGGAGACCCGCAGACGATGTACCGCTCGCTCAATCAGCGCATCGGGCGTGTCCCAGCAGAAACCCGGATCTACTTCGGCCACGAGTACACCGCCAAGAACCTCGCCTTCGCCTGTGCGATCGATCCGGGGAATCAGGCGATCCGAGAGCGCAGGGCAGCGGCAGCGAGGCTGCGAGAGAGGGGCTGCGCCACCGTGCCCTCGACCCTGGCCGAGGAGCTGCAAACCAACCCCTTCCTGCGCTGCGAAGAGGCCGAGATTCGCGCTTCGCTCGCCGACCGCTTTCCGAGCGACGACCTGAGCGACCCCGTCCGCGCCTTCGCCCGGCTGCGGGAGCTGCGCGATACGTTTTGA
- a CDS encoding alpha/beta hydrolase gives MLLTLQRRIVFPRHLTHAAAGAGDGVEALERLWIDTEEGRVEAWLLPGEGVGPTHPGPAVIFAHGNAELIDEWPQILQPYRRLGISVLLPEYRGYGRSAGSPSQAAIGADFARFYDQLAARPEVDAARIVLHGRSLGGGVVCQLAEQREVAAVILMSTFSSVHELAKRFWVPSFLLRDPFDNRAAIARLQRPVLIVHGRQDTLIPVDHARVLAAAATRGRLVLYDGDHNTCPPDWTVFWRDLEQFLRASTVLVP, from the coding sequence ATGCTCCTGACCTTGCAGCGACGGATCGTCTTCCCGCGCCACCTGACCCATGCGGCGGCCGGCGCGGGCGATGGCGTGGAAGCTCTGGAACGCCTCTGGATCGACACCGAGGAGGGGCGCGTCGAAGCCTGGTTGCTGCCCGGCGAGGGCGTTGGACCGACGCATCCAGGCCCCGCGGTCATCTTCGCCCACGGCAACGCCGAGCTGATCGACGAGTGGCCGCAGATCTTGCAGCCTTATCGGCGCCTCGGCATCAGCGTCCTGCTGCCCGAGTATCGCGGCTATGGGCGCTCGGCCGGCTCGCCCTCGCAGGCGGCTATTGGGGCCGATTTCGCGCGTTTCTACGATCAGCTCGCCGCGCGACCCGAGGTCGATGCGGCCAGGATCGTGCTGCACGGGCGGTCGCTCGGAGGCGGGGTCGTATGCCAGCTCGCCGAGCAGCGCGAGGTGGCCGCGGTGATCTTGATGTCGACCTTCAGCAGCGTGCATGAGCTGGCCAAGCGCTTCTGGGTGCCGAGCTTCCTGCTGCGCGACCCCTTCGACAATCGGGCCGCGATCGCGCGCCTGCAAAGGCCCGTGCTGATCGTCCACGGGCGCCAGGACACACTGATACCCGTCGACCACGCGCGCGTCTTGGCCGCCGCCGCAACGAGGGGCAGGCTCGTGCTCTACGACGGCGACCACAACACCTGTCCACCCGATTGGACGGTCTTCTGGCGCGACCTCGAGCAGTTTCTCCGCGCCAGCACAGTGCTGGTACCGTGA
- a CDS encoding methylated-DNA--[protein]-cysteine S-methyltransferase, producing the protein MTSGSLQARRACFAGASDFARIERAIGWLERNAPLQPSLAEAAREAGLSPSHFQRLFSRWVGLSPKRFLQGLTLEHAKVWLERSLPLVETAAAVGLSGGGRLHDLFVVSEALTPGQYKARGEGLMIRFGAGPSPFGLCVVAWTERGLCSVRFAEAGLTLAAVGGDLLREYPRARVVAAGAREAAALCARIFVAGATSALGAAPLRVLLRGTRFQLQVWRALLQLPEGAVTSYGALAARIGCPRAVRALASAVGANPLGYLIPCHRVLRASGAIGGYRWGVARKRLMLAREDPELRGGVEQGGRSAQAGGA; encoded by the coding sequence GTGACGAGCGGCAGCCTCCAGGCCAGGCGGGCGTGCTTCGCCGGTGCGAGTGACTTTGCGCGCATCGAGCGGGCGATCGGCTGGCTCGAGCGGAACGCCCCGCTGCAGCCCTCGCTGGCGGAGGCCGCGCGCGAGGCGGGTCTGAGCCCGAGCCATTTTCAGCGGCTCTTTTCGCGTTGGGTGGGTCTGAGCCCCAAGCGCTTCCTTCAGGGATTGACGCTCGAGCACGCCAAGGTGTGGCTCGAGCGTTCGCTGCCGCTGGTGGAGACCGCGGCCGCCGTGGGGCTCAGCGGCGGCGGTCGGCTGCACGATCTCTTCGTGGTCAGCGAGGCCCTGACGCCGGGGCAATACAAGGCGCGCGGTGAGGGCCTGATGATTCGCTTCGGTGCGGGACCGAGCCCCTTCGGCCTGTGCGTCGTGGCTTGGACCGAGCGTGGCCTCTGTAGCGTGCGCTTTGCCGAGGCGGGGCTGACGCTGGCCGCGGTCGGGGGCGACCTCTTGCGCGAGTATCCGCGCGCACGTGTCGTCGCCGCGGGTGCTCGGGAGGCAGCGGCCCTCTGCGCGCGGATCTTCGTCGCCGGGGCCACAAGCGCCCTGGGTGCCGCGCCGCTGCGGGTGCTGCTGCGGGGCACCCGATTCCAACTGCAGGTGTGGCGGGCGCTGCTGCAGCTTCCCGAGGGCGCGGTCACCTCCTATGGCGCGTTGGCCGCACGGATCGGATGCCCGCGCGCGGTGCGGGCCCTCGCCAGCGCCGTTGGCGCGAACCCGCTTGGCTACCTGATCCCGTGTCATCGTGTGCTCCGCGCCAGCGGGGCGATCGGTGGCTATCGCTGGGGTGTGGCGCGCAAGCGCCTGATGCTCGCGCGGGAGGATCCCGAGCTGCGCGGCGGGGTGGAGCAGGGTGGTCGGAGCGCGCAGGCCGGTGGCGCATGA